From Acidobacteriota bacterium, a single genomic window includes:
- a CDS encoding NAD(P)/FAD-dependent oxidoreductase, producing the protein MKRPFRGLRRRGPAERYDAVVIGAGVGGLVCANLLALEGLKVLLVEQHYMVGGYTSTFRRAGYTFDAATHFYPLLGNPDTLTGKVLGKIGCRTGWVAMDPVDTFHFPDGSRFEVPADLETYRARLDEEFPHQREALDGFFAEVQKAYLRGLMVYFKGRDEALLGDLNEQSITDALERHIADPKLRLLLTADCPHWGSAPSRTSFVFDSMLRLSYFLGNFYPQGGSQAFADDLARCFEERGGDILMSTAADRIEIEGGRVAGVQLTTDRGWLKGEHRVATEVVVSNADLRHTYGDLLPSEVVPPETTATLNELRPSYPCFLVHIGLKGVDPKQLEQAQGYYWRHWDPDRVGQDGLICKVFVPTLYEPAMAPEGGQIVILQKVQELDWKSVEDWPRHKKRVEAGMFAQLEEVVPGIADHVVVKTAASARTSWRFTRNTVGAMLGWEMAPDQLGSDRPGIEGPVPGMFCVGHWVRPGGGITPVIVSAERVAERVVKEVGALSRSGGTVQAELGAVQPPAAVPATGSRNVLEGGPSE; encoded by the coding sequence ATGAAGCGACCCTTTCGAGGCCTGCGGCGCCGCGGCCCGGCGGAGCGCTACGACGCGGTGGTCATCGGCGCCGGCGTCGGTGGCCTGGTGTGCGCCAATCTGCTGGCCTTGGAGGGGCTGAAAGTGCTGCTGGTGGAGCAGCATTACATGGTCGGCGGCTACACCAGCACCTTCCGCCGCGCCGGCTACACCTTCGACGCCGCCACCCACTTCTATCCGCTGCTGGGCAATCCCGACACCCTCACCGGCAAGGTGCTGGGGAAGATCGGCTGCCGCACCGGCTGGGTGGCCATGGATCCGGTGGACACTTTCCATTTCCCCGACGGCAGCCGCTTCGAGGTGCCGGCGGACCTGGAAACCTACCGGGCGCGGCTGGACGAAGAGTTCCCGCATCAACGGGAAGCCTTGGACGGTTTCTTCGCCGAGGTGCAGAAGGCTTATTTGCGCGGCTTGATGGTCTATTTCAAGGGCCGCGACGAGGCGCTGCTGGGAGACCTGAATGAGCAATCCATCACCGACGCGCTGGAGCGCCACATCGCCGACCCCAAGCTCCGGCTGCTGCTCACCGCCGACTGCCCCCACTGGGGCTCGGCGCCGTCCCGCACCTCCTTCGTCTTCGATTCCATGCTGCGGCTCTCCTACTTCCTGGGCAACTTCTACCCTCAGGGCGGCTCTCAAGCTTTCGCCGACGACCTCGCCCGCTGCTTCGAGGAGCGCGGCGGGGACATCCTCATGTCGACGGCGGCGGACCGCATCGAGATCGAAGGCGGCCGGGTGGCGGGAGTGCAGCTGACCACCGACCGGGGGTGGCTCAAGGGAGAGCATCGGGTGGCGACGGAGGTGGTGGTGTCCAACGCCGACCTGCGCCACACCTATGGCGACCTGCTGCCGTCGGAAGTGGTGCCGCCGGAGACCACCGCGACCCTGAACGAGCTGCGCCCCAGCTACCCGTGCTTTCTGGTGCACATCGGTTTGAAGGGAGTGGATCCCAAGCAGCTGGAACAAGCCCAGGGCTACTATTGGCGCCATTGGGATCCGGATCGGGTGGGCCAGGACGGCCTGATCTGCAAGGTTTTTGTACCCACCCTCTACGAGCCTGCCATGGCGCCGGAGGGAGGGCAGATCGTCATCCTGCAGAAAGTCCAGGAGCTCGACTGGAAGTCGGTGGAGGATTGGCCCCGGCACAAGAAGCGAGTGGAGGCGGGGATGTTTGCCCAGCTGGAGGAAGTGGTGCCGGGCATCGCCGATCACGTGGTGGTCAAGACCGCCGCCTCCGCCCGCACCTCGTGGCGCTTCACCCGCAATACGGTGGGCGCCATGCTCGGTTGGGAGATGGCACCGGATCAGCTGGGCTCGGATCGCCCGGGCATCGAAGGACCGGTGCCGGGGATGTTTTGCGTTGGCCATTGGGTGCGGCCCGGTGGCGGCATCACGCCGGTGATCGTCTCCGCCGAACGAGTGGCGGAACGGGTCGTGAAAGAGGTCGGCGCTCTGTCTCGTAGCGGCGGGACCGTCCAAGCCGAGCTCGGGGCGGTACAGCCCCCAGCTGCGGTGCCGGCGACGGGCTCGCGCAATGTTTTAGAAGGAGGACCCTCGGAATGA
- a CDS encoding hydroxymethylglutaryl-CoA reductase — MSETTAEQGSALSSGAESDEGDGAGAMRPRRASAPLVPRFQHQGYQGEQVADRRRWVEERTGAELDHVGKFSLDPQSLRGNIENPIGAAQVPLGVAGPLLMQGEHAQGTFYVPLATTEGALLRSYERGMVALTRSGGATARIHLDRNRVSPIFHFADVGEAHDFARRLPEHLPAITAAAEATTQHGKLLSVTCLPAGRRVIVDFEYATGDAHGMNMIVRATDAACRTILERVGGERYLVFSGYSAEKRPAGSLLRGGKGKKVVAGALLPRRVVRAVLRTTSEAMAELWHDTVAGHLTSGSLGYNGQYANGLTALFIACGQDVANVVNSAVGLTQLELTGDGDLYASVTLPSLTVATVGGGTGLGTARECLEMLGCAGGGGAPKLAEITAATVLAGELSMAAAIASGQFVDAHETYGRNRPEGA, encoded by the coding sequence TTGAGCGAGACGACGGCGGAGCAGGGGAGCGCTCTCTCCTCCGGAGCGGAGTCCGATGAGGGCGACGGCGCCGGTGCCATGAGGCCGCGGCGGGCGTCTGCGCCGCTGGTGCCGCGTTTTCAGCATCAGGGCTACCAGGGCGAGCAGGTGGCGGATCGGCGGCGCTGGGTGGAGGAGCGGACAGGGGCGGAGCTCGATCACGTCGGGAAGTTCTCTCTCGATCCCCAAAGCCTGCGGGGAAATATCGAAAACCCCATCGGCGCCGCCCAGGTACCGCTGGGAGTAGCGGGGCCGCTGTTGATGCAGGGGGAGCATGCCCAGGGCACCTTCTACGTTCCTCTGGCCACCACCGAAGGGGCTCTCCTGCGTTCCTACGAGCGGGGCATGGTGGCCCTCACTCGATCCGGTGGTGCCACCGCCCGCATCCATCTCGACCGCAATCGAGTGTCGCCCATCTTCCATTTCGCCGACGTCGGCGAGGCTCATGACTTCGCCCGCCGGTTGCCGGAGCACCTGCCCGCCATCACCGCCGCCGCCGAGGCGACCACGCAGCACGGCAAGCTGCTGTCGGTGACCTGCCTGCCCGCCGGGCGGCGGGTGATCGTCGACTTCGAATATGCCACCGGCGACGCCCACGGCATGAATATGATCGTGCGCGCCACCGATGCCGCCTGCCGCACGATCCTCGAACGGGTCGGGGGCGAGCGCTACTTGGTCTTCAGTGGCTACAGCGCCGAGAAACGCCCCGCCGGCTCGCTGCTGCGGGGCGGCAAGGGCAAGAAGGTGGTGGCTGGGGCGTTGCTGCCGCGGCGGGTGGTGCGGGCGGTGCTGCGCACCACTTCCGAGGCCATGGCAGAGCTCTGGCACGATACCGTCGCCGGTCATCTCACCAGCGGCAGCTTGGGCTACAACGGTCAATACGCCAACGGGTTGACGGCGCTCTTCATCGCCTGCGGTCAGGATGTCGCCAACGTGGTCAACTCGGCGGTGGGACTGACTCAGCTGGAGCTCACCGGTGACGGCGACCTCTACGCCAGCGTCACCCTGCCATCCCTCACCGTCGCCACCGTTGGCGGTGGCACCGGCCTCGGCACCGCTCGGGAGTGCTTGGAGATGCTCGGCTGCGCCGGCGGTGGTGGGGCCCCCAAGCTGGCGGAGATCACCGCCGCCACGGTGCTCGCCGGGGAGCTCTCCATGGCCGCCGCCATCGCCAGCGGCCAGTTCGTCGACGCCCACGAGACCTACGGCCGAAACCGGCCCGAGGGGGCATGA
- a CDS encoding alpha/beta hydrolase: MPDRSELDQRVLVGEHRLHARVVGTGTPAVVLDTGMGDSLEAWGELLPRLGELTTTVAYDRAGLGESELGPEPRDLFAVAKDLRALLQGLGIEPPYLLIGHSLGGLHIRGFAHLYPEEVAGWIFIDPTTEGMIQSVLTEEGQAAVLQQLEGESEGVLAEARGVPHRLRQLDDLDPPPHIPAVVLSAAAPMHIPEEHREAAAAAGMTEERLEELLTLKLDLHRALADKLPQSEHITLPENHHYLHQQDPEIVVEQVRKLLGQIRRGQEVKAPVEDG; encoded by the coding sequence GTGCCTGATCGATCGGAGCTCGATCAGCGAGTCCTGGTGGGGGAGCACCGGCTGCACGCCCGAGTCGTTGGCACCGGCACCCCGGCGGTGGTTTTGGATACCGGCATGGGGGACTCCCTGGAAGCGTGGGGAGAGCTGCTGCCGCGGCTTGGGGAGCTGACCACCACCGTGGCCTACGACCGCGCCGGTCTCGGTGAGTCGGAGCTCGGTCCGGAGCCGCGGGACCTCTTCGCGGTGGCGAAGGATCTGAGGGCACTGCTGCAAGGGCTTGGCATCGAGCCCCCCTATCTCCTCATCGGCCACTCCCTCGGCGGCTTGCACATCCGAGGCTTCGCCCATCTCTATCCCGAGGAGGTAGCGGGTTGGATCTTCATCGACCCGACCACCGAGGGGATGATTCAGAGCGTGCTCACCGAAGAGGGCCAGGCGGCGGTGCTCCAGCAGCTCGAAGGAGAGAGCGAGGGAGTTCTCGCGGAGGCGCGGGGAGTGCCGCACCGGCTGCGCCAGCTCGATGACCTCGACCCTCCCCCCCACATCCCGGCGGTGGTCCTCTCCGCCGCCGCACCCATGCACATCCCCGAAGAGCACCGCGAAGCCGCCGCCGCCGCCGGCATGACCGAAGAACGCCTCGAGGAGCTCCTCACTCTGAAGCTCGATCTCCACCGAGCGCTAGCAGACAAGCTCCCCCAGAGCGAGCACATCACCCTGCCCGAGAATCACCACTACCTACACCAACAAGACCCTGAAATCGTCGTCGAGCAAGTCCGCAAGCTGCTGGGACAGATCCGTCGGGGGCAGGAAGTGAAAGCTCCCGTCGAGGATGGGTGA
- a CDS encoding RNA polymerase sigma factor, whose amino-acid sequence MGDFHLSPAELDSFQEMYENYFSWVVRCFRRMGFRPGESEDLAQDTFLRVYRGMKDYKGKAVAGYLETVARRVGYNEIRGRHANKREARLVSLDGLPVEPKPRGKATAMWRPPLSQEDEVLERESLHQRKRLLAEGLDQITQTNREALLLWLAGHKYREIAELLNISLNAVKSRIYAAKKELESLCARTSLDEMPSRPEVEDAVRKESSNGEDDDE is encoded by the coding sequence ATGGGTGACTTCCATCTTTCCCCTGCCGAGCTAGACTCTTTTCAGGAGATGTATGAGAACTACTTCTCTTGGGTAGTCAGGTGCTTTCGGCGTATGGGCTTTAGGCCTGGCGAGTCAGAAGATCTCGCCCAAGATACATTTTTGCGTGTCTATAGGGGCATGAAAGACTACAAAGGCAAGGCCGTCGCCGGGTATCTCGAGACGGTGGCCAGGCGTGTTGGCTACAATGAAATTCGTGGTCGGCATGCGAATAAACGGGAGGCACGACTCGTCTCGTTGGATGGTCTGCCCGTTGAGCCAAAACCTCGCGGAAAGGCAACCGCGATGTGGAGACCGCCTCTGTCTCAGGAGGATGAGGTCCTAGAGCGCGAAAGCCTGCACCAACGCAAGCGTCTGTTGGCGGAAGGCCTCGATCAAATTACACAAACGAATCGGGAAGCACTGCTCTTGTGGCTTGCAGGGCATAAATACAGGGAGATCGCTGAGCTTCTAAACATTAGTCTCAATGCAGTCAAGTCCCGAATCTATGCGGCAAAGAAGGAATTGGAGTCCTTGTGTGCGAGGACCTCGTTGGATGAGATGCCCTCAAGGCCTGAAGTTGAGGACGCTGTAAGGAAAGAAAGCAGCAACGGGGAGGACGACGATGAATGA
- a CDS encoding 1-acyl-sn-glycerol-3-phosphate acyltransferase: MSGSPASSRRVLVADAGEPLAAHLVEILAGTLAPDPAARAGAGLGAGSWEVQHRIVTGRPGDVAPQTGALILVAERATPKGASAESTATELTKGDLALLGLAAAWLRGSIRATPPEERPRRLILVSSAWVHEPSHRHLGYLSEDQLPKRPPENRVARRWRALEAAFRERLEAVPGGRAALVSVILRPTPIPMPDGRDPLSGLLRGRASWAPAGYNPPLQLLTVHELATAARAALDDAVTGNEAGEPQVWQVAPEEAIPLRWAMKAAGVRRLPAPAWTLRIARSLAGSEPDGVDALCHAATVSDARWRRILAGLGRPLPPSTLQRPARELAHDPFGFDQAYVDRFRRTLFPFLHDLWWRVEWRGLEHVPRHGGGVLVGTHRGHQPWDGVMVLHRLAGELGRYPRFLIHPALIKFPFLARYMAGLGGINACRENGDWVLRQQELLGIFPEGIRGAFARYRNAYSLRRFRPDYVRFALQHQVPIVPFVVLGSAEIFPVLAKLQWQWWKRLSDWPCLPVTPTLSTLPLPSKWHVEFLEPLDPAREYGPEAAQDGDLVRRLNREVHQRMDEALQALLTRRRHIFWGSLFNDAGA; this comes from the coding sequence ATGAGCGGGTCGCCGGCCTCCTCCCGACGGGTCCTGGTGGCGGACGCCGGCGAGCCGCTGGCGGCCCATCTTGTGGAGATCCTCGCCGGGACCTTGGCACCGGATCCAGCGGCGAGGGCCGGCGCGGGGTTGGGAGCGGGCAGTTGGGAGGTTCAGCATCGCATCGTGACTGGCCGCCCCGGCGACGTGGCGCCGCAGACCGGGGCGCTGATCCTGGTGGCGGAGCGTGCGACCCCCAAAGGAGCCTCGGCTGAGAGCACCGCCACGGAGCTCACGAAGGGAGATCTCGCCCTCCTGGGCTTGGCCGCCGCCTGGCTGCGGGGCTCGATCCGTGCGACGCCTCCGGAGGAACGGCCGCGGCGCCTGATCCTTGTCTCCAGCGCCTGGGTTCATGAGCCCTCTCATCGCCACCTCGGCTATCTCAGCGAAGACCAGCTGCCCAAGCGGCCGCCGGAGAATCGGGTGGCGCGGCGTTGGCGAGCCTTGGAGGCGGCGTTTCGAGAGCGCCTGGAGGCGGTGCCCGGCGGTCGGGCGGCGCTGGTGTCGGTGATCCTGCGGCCGACTCCCATTCCGATGCCGGACGGGCGGGATCCCCTCAGCGGACTGCTTCGGGGCCGGGCTTCCTGGGCCCCCGCCGGCTACAACCCACCGCTCCAACTACTCACCGTCCACGAGCTCGCCACGGCGGCGCGGGCGGCTCTGGACGATGCGGTAACCGGTAACGAAGCGGGGGAGCCCCAGGTCTGGCAGGTGGCGCCGGAGGAAGCGATCCCGTTGCGCTGGGCCATGAAGGCCGCCGGCGTCCGCCGTCTGCCGGCACCGGCCTGGACTCTGCGAATCGCCCGTTCCCTTGCCGGCTCCGAGCCCGACGGCGTCGACGCCCTCTGCCATGCGGCGACGGTGAGCGATGCCCGCTGGCGGCGCATCTTGGCGGGGCTCGGTCGTCCGCTGCCGCCGTCGACCCTGCAGCGCCCGGCTCGGGAGCTCGCCCACGACCCTTTTGGATTCGATCAGGCCTACGTCGACCGCTTCCGCCGCACCCTTTTTCCCTTCCTCCACGACCTGTGGTGGCGGGTGGAGTGGCGAGGGTTGGAGCATGTGCCGCGGCACGGTGGAGGAGTGCTGGTGGGCACCCACCGCGGCCACCAGCCCTGGGACGGCGTGATGGTGCTCCATCGGCTGGCCGGCGAGCTGGGTCGCTATCCGCGGTTTCTGATTCATCCTGCGCTGATCAAATTCCCCTTCCTGGCCCGCTATATGGCCGGCCTCGGGGGCATCAACGCCTGCCGCGAGAACGGCGATTGGGTGCTGCGCCAGCAGGAGCTGCTGGGCATCTTTCCGGAGGGCATCCGCGGCGCCTTCGCCCGCTACCGCAACGCGTACAGCCTGCGCCGCTTCCGACCGGACTACGTTCGCTTCGCCCTGCAGCATCAGGTGCCCATCGTGCCCTTCGTGGTCTTGGGTAGCGCGGAGATCTTTCCCGTCCTCGCCAAGCTCCAGTGGCAGTGGTGGAAGCGGCTCTCGGATTGGCCGTGCCTACCCGTGACTCCGACGCTGTCGACCCTGCCCCTGCCCTCCAAATGGCACGTAGAATTTCTCGAGCCTTTGGATCCCGCCCGGGAGTATGGTCCCGAGGCCGCCCAGGATGGTGATCTCGTGCGCCGCCTCAACCGCGAGGTGCATCAGCGCATGGACGAAGCCTTGCAGGCTCTCCTGACCCGTCGCCGCCACATTTTCTGGGGTTCCCTGTTCAACGATGCTGGAGCTTGA
- a CDS encoding VWA domain-containing protein, giving the protein MSRSSLSFWKNRSIYAFVAGLAGLTVLLLGGLAQAPARAQDAPPLVETIDVHLVNVDVVVTDRKGEVVRGLTAEDFELFEDGKRVKITNFSFIDRQPPEAASEDQPEPEPEADAPPPPPLHLVVYVDNRNLQPTSRNRLMPAVESFLGSRLSDQDQVMVVSFDNGLRILHPFSAEREAVVASLEPLKKGTTRAMIRGSEARRVAADLLSADDKTGADAIAQWQMFQEAQKEEALKGLNVLASFVEALAGLPGQKAVLFISEGFAMTADSRNALDRITTAANSSDVTFYALDGLGPDTAGDQQAASVNSGAEAFVNNTLTVDRRRTLQRLSDDTGGFAVTNTYNFDRGLERVGQSLASAYSLGFVPKRERDGKYHELKVKVKGRGLTVRYSTGYQDKQVVAMLADRTLAALQFDAELDNPMEVSVRRSPQAQEEWVIAIPLRHITLIPQGKLHQGQVRLLVASQRPGGALAPVKEITLPIKIPAEQMAAGGPPAIGYKVALAGDETRLAVGAQDIVARTQSFARVVVEPGG; this is encoded by the coding sequence GTGAGCAGAAGTAGCCTGTCCTTCTGGAAGAATCGGTCGATCTACGCTTTCGTTGCTGGCCTTGCCGGTCTAACGGTGTTGTTGCTAGGTGGGCTGGCCCAAGCTCCAGCGCGGGCCCAGGACGCGCCGCCGCTGGTGGAGACCATCGATGTTCATCTGGTCAATGTCGACGTGGTGGTCACCGACCGCAAGGGGGAGGTGGTGCGCGGGCTGACGGCGGAGGACTTCGAGCTCTTCGAAGACGGCAAGCGGGTGAAGATCACCAATTTCTCCTTCATCGACCGCCAGCCGCCGGAGGCAGCCTCAGAGGACCAGCCGGAGCCGGAACCGGAGGCCGACGCGCCACCGCCGCCGCCCCTGCATCTGGTGGTCTACGTCGACAACCGCAACCTCCAGCCCACCAGCCGCAACCGGCTGATGCCGGCGGTGGAGAGCTTCCTCGGGTCTCGCCTCTCCGACCAGGATCAGGTGATGGTGGTGAGCTTCGACAACGGGCTGCGCATCCTGCACCCCTTCAGCGCCGAGCGCGAGGCGGTAGTGGCCTCTTTGGAGCCCCTCAAGAAGGGCACCACCCGGGCGATGATCCGCGGCTCCGAGGCGCGGCGGGTGGCGGCGGACTTGCTCAGCGCCGACGATAAGACCGGTGCCGACGCCATCGCGCAATGGCAGATGTTCCAGGAGGCGCAGAAGGAGGAGGCGCTGAAGGGGCTGAACGTGCTGGCCAGCTTCGTCGAGGCCCTGGCGGGTCTACCGGGGCAGAAGGCGGTGCTCTTCATCAGCGAGGGCTTCGCCATGACCGCCGATTCCCGCAATGCTCTCGACCGCATCACCACCGCCGCCAACAGCAGTGATGTCACCTTCTACGCCCTCGACGGCCTGGGGCCGGATACCGCCGGCGATCAGCAGGCGGCGTCGGTGAATAGCGGCGCCGAGGCGTTCGTCAACAACACCCTCACCGTCGACCGTCGCCGGACCCTCCAGCGCCTGTCGGACGACACTGGCGGCTTCGCCGTCACCAACACCTACAATTTCGACCGCGGGCTGGAGCGGGTGGGCCAATCGTTGGCCAGCGCCTATTCCCTGGGCTTCGTGCCGAAGCGCGAGCGGGATGGCAAGTACCACGAGCTGAAGGTCAAGGTGAAGGGACGCGGGCTGACGGTACGCTATTCCACCGGCTACCAGGACAAGCAGGTGGTGGCCATGCTCGCTGACCGAACCCTGGCGGCACTGCAATTCGACGCCGAGCTGGACAACCCCATGGAGGTCTCGGTGCGGCGCTCTCCGCAAGCCCAGGAGGAATGGGTCATCGCCATCCCGCTACGCCACATCACGCTGATCCCCCAGGGCAAGCTCCACCAGGGCCAGGTGCGCCTGCTGGTGGCCAGCCAGCGCCCCGGCGGCGCCCTGGCGCCGGTGAAGGAGATCACCCTGCCGATCAAGATCCCCGCCGAGCAAATGGCCGCCGGCGGCCCTCCCGCCATCGGCTACAAGGTCGCCCTCGCCGGCGACGAAACCCGCCTCGCTGTGGGCGCTCAGGACATCGTGGCGCGCACCCAAAGCTTTGCGCGGGTGGTGGTGGAGCCGGGGGGCTGA
- a CDS encoding CRTAC1 family protein — protein MSAVAHIDEYKQGTFYSNEFRGDMSWNGFETNNLLRNDGCGEDGIPRFTDVAMALGADDGKDARGLAIADFDNDGDPDFAINNNFGDSGKIERAAPTLLRNDIGQRRGWLALDLQGTSSNRSAVGAVVTVEAGGVIQSRVVEIGSSYASQHHRRLHFGLGDHPQADRVTVRWPAGGEEVFENLPARSRVRIVEGQGVVDQSTEEPSLGAPASGEPGSAKRSSEETAGTR, from the coding sequence GTGAGCGCGGTCGCGCACATCGACGAGTACAAGCAGGGCACTTTCTACAGCAACGAGTTCCGCGGCGACATGTCCTGGAACGGCTTCGAGACCAACAACCTCCTGCGCAACGACGGCTGCGGTGAGGACGGCATCCCCCGTTTCACCGACGTTGCCATGGCTCTGGGGGCGGATGATGGCAAGGACGCCCGGGGACTGGCCATCGCCGATTTCGACAACGACGGCGATCCCGACTTCGCCATCAACAACAACTTCGGTGACAGCGGCAAGATCGAGCGCGCCGCGCCAACCTTGCTGCGCAACGACATCGGCCAGCGTCGGGGGTGGCTGGCCCTGGACCTCCAGGGCACCAGCAGTAACCGTTCGGCGGTGGGTGCGGTGGTGACCGTGGAAGCCGGCGGCGTGATCCAGAGTCGGGTCGTGGAGATCGGCTCCAGCTACGCGTCTCAACACCATCGGCGGCTGCACTTCGGCCTCGGCGATCATCCTCAGGCGGATCGCGTCACCGTGCGCTGGCCCGCCGGCGGCGAGGAGGTGTTCGAGAACCTTCCCGCCCGCAGCCGGGTGCGCATCGTCGAAGGGCAGGGAGTGGTGGATCAGAGCACCGAAGAGCCGAGCTTGGGAGCTCCCGCCTCGGGGGAGCCTGGCTCGGCGAAGCGGTCGTCGGAGGAGACCGCCGGAACCCGTTGA
- a CDS encoding VCBS repeat-containing protein produces the protein MKRKTKRWLWITPLLLLGALAAWGAYQVDRIQDRADRLAATGTGAIKLLGELGAGLKHHDLERVAACYDEAYDHPQQALWNQRDASHKDGVTVYRWQAEDAVAPDKEAAVGQMARLLENVESFELAKLKLARVEEIQGEEGAVVRSVLWLRGQRPGGELFESQATLRFHLRRATEGGVGGWSIARQELVSGTTTEGVGEGFADIAEAAGITHRSQPNPLFATDEWFPETFEIIQYGPAGVSAADVDGDGWADLFFGDGVHPRLYMNRGLDEAGELRFEDVSAAAGLPADAPGSNVGLFADLDNDGDDDLVLPRFMGGHLLFRNEGVDEAGVPRFTDLSNEVDLGKGFVVVASAADYDNDGDLDLYLGRYLDPRTQLPTTLFYTRNGQGNSLLRNDGVDEAGVPRFTDVTEEAGVREGGLTLGVAWADYDADGDQDLYVSNDFGRNALLRNEGPDEGGVVRFADVSEETGTLDFGFGMSTAWGDADADGDLDLYVSNVHSGQRWYGQATTLRQYLLTSLRQGTFSEDLPLYQEIYGYAGTDWQDYGDGMVKGNSLMINDGEGAFTEVSEIAGTNPFGWYWGSAFVDYDNDGWQDVYANNGWITGRTYDDL, from the coding sequence ATGAAACGAAAAACCAAGCGATGGCTTTGGATCACGCCCCTGCTCCTGCTCGGTGCGTTGGCGGCCTGGGGTGCGTACCAGGTGGACCGCATCCAGGACCGGGCGGATCGCCTGGCTGCTACCGGCACCGGTGCCATCAAGTTGTTGGGAGAGCTGGGGGCCGGCCTCAAGCACCACGATCTGGAACGGGTGGCCGCCTGCTACGACGAGGCCTACGACCATCCCCAGCAGGCCCTTTGGAACCAGCGGGATGCGTCGCACAAGGACGGCGTGACGGTCTACCGCTGGCAGGCGGAGGATGCGGTGGCTCCCGACAAGGAGGCCGCCGTCGGGCAGATGGCGCGCTTGTTGGAGAATGTGGAGTCCTTCGAGCTCGCCAAGCTCAAGCTGGCCCGGGTCGAAGAGATTCAGGGCGAAGAGGGGGCGGTGGTGCGCTCGGTGCTGTGGCTGCGCGGGCAGCGTCCCGGCGGCGAGCTCTTCGAGTCCCAGGCGACCCTCCGCTTTCACCTCCGTCGGGCCACCGAAGGTGGTGTTGGCGGCTGGTCCATCGCCCGGCAAGAGCTGGTCTCCGGCACCACCACCGAGGGGGTGGGGGAGGGCTTCGCCGACATCGCCGAGGCGGCGGGGATCACTCATCGCTCGCAGCCCAACCCCCTCTTCGCCACCGACGAATGGTTCCCGGAGACCTTCGAGATCATCCAATACGGACCGGCGGGAGTCTCTGCTGCGGACGTCGACGGGGACGGCTGGGCGGATCTCTTCTTCGGCGACGGGGTGCATCCGCGGTTGTACATGAACCGCGGCTTGGACGAGGCCGGCGAGCTGCGCTTCGAAGACGTCAGCGCCGCCGCCGGTCTGCCGGCGGACGCTCCCGGCTCCAACGTCGGCCTCTTCGCTGACCTGGACAACGACGGCGACGACGACCTGGTCCTGCCCCGCTTCATGGGCGGTCATCTCCTCTTCCGCAACGAAGGGGTGGACGAGGCCGGCGTGCCGCGGTTCACCGACCTCAGCAACGAGGTGGATCTGGGCAAGGGCTTCGTGGTGGTGGCCAGCGCCGCCGACTACGACAACGATGGGGACCTGGACCTCTACCTGGGACGCTACCTGGATCCCCGCACGCAGCTACCCACCACTCTCTTCTACACCCGCAATGGCCAGGGCAACAGTCTGCTGCGTAACGACGGAGTGGACGAAGCCGGCGTGCCGCGCTTCACCGATGTGACGGAGGAGGCCGGGGTTCGAGAAGGAGGCCTGACCCTGGGCGTCGCCTGGGCCGACTACGATGCCGACGGAGATCAGGATCTCTACGTCTCCAACGACTTCGGCCGCAACGCGCTGCTGCGCAATGAAGGGCCGGATGAAGGCGGGGTGGTGCGCTTCGCCGACGTCAGCGAGGAGACCGGCACCCTCGACTTCGGCTTCGGGATGAGCACCGCCTGGGGAGACGCCGACGCCGACGGCGACCTGGACCTCTACGTTTCCAACGTGCACTCCGGCCAGCGCTGGTACGGCCAGGCAACCACCCTGCGCCAGTATCTCCTCACCAGCCTGCGCCAGGGCACCTTTTCGGAGGATCTGCCGCTCTATCAAGAGATCTACGGCTACGCCGGCACCGACTGGCAGGACTACGGCGACGGCATGGTGAAGGGCAACTCGTTGATGATCAACGACGGTGAAGGAGCCTTCACCGAGGTCAGCGAGATCGCCGGTACCAACCCCTTTGGCTGGTATTGGGGCTCCGCCTTCGTCGACTACGACAACGACGGCTGGCAGGACGTCTACGCCAACAACGGATGGATTACCGGCCGCACCTACGACGATTTGTGA
- a CDS encoding TlpA disulfide reductase family protein, with translation MLPLLLLVLLPWLATGCGTGPATAEVGAALPSFSLESLSGETVRSADFQGRPTVISVWATWCQPCLKEIPLLQQLHADPRFRVVTIALDETGADTVAPFVEERGLSYPVLLGDQETFQSLAGFAIPHNVLVTPDGTVADIIRGLLDEERVEALLLSSG, from the coding sequence GTGCTCCCACTGCTCCTGCTCGTCCTGCTGCCCTGGCTCGCCACGGGCTGCGGCACCGGTCCGGCCACCGCCGAGGTAGGGGCGGCGCTACCTTCCTTCAGTCTGGAGAGTCTCTCCGGGGAGACCGTGCGCTCGGCGGATTTTCAAGGCCGCCCGACGGTGATCTCGGTATGGGCCACCTGGTGTCAGCCCTGCCTCAAAGAGATTCCCCTGCTGCAGCAACTCCACGCCGACCCGCGCTTCCGGGTGGTGACCATCGCCTTGGACGAGACCGGCGCCGACACCGTGGCTCCCTTCGTCGAAGAGCGAGGGCTGAGCTATCCGGTCTTGTTGGGCGATCAAGAGACCTTCCAATCCCTCGCCGGCTTCGCCATCCCCCACAACGTCCTGGTCACCCCCGACGGCACCGTCGCCGACATCATCCGCGGCCTCTTGGACGAGGAACGGGTCGAAGCGCTGCTGCTGAGCTCGGGGTGA